The genomic region TGGTATCGGTTACCACACGGCGTTCTTCGTGTTCGGCATGCGCAGTTTCACCGAACAATGGCTGACCGGTTTCTGGGGCATTCTGCCTTGGGTGCTGCCGGCGCTGATTGGTATTCCGATGATCTCCTGGGTAACGCGCCGCTACCGGAACCGCTTCAAGGTTGCCAATGCCCCATCGCTGTCTACACTTTCGATACGAGAGCCTGCGATGGAAACAGCCGGTGAATACCCTTACACCGAGAACCGCTGAACAAGAACGACAATTCTGGCGTCAGCAACTGCATGAAGAAGTACGTCTGCAACGCCTGCAACTACCCACGCTGCCGGAGCTGACGCAAAAGCTCCGGCAGATTGTTTCTGACAATAATGCGCCGGTACGCACGCTGGCCCAGGTCATTCAAACCGACCCGAGTTTATCGACCCGCATAACTCAAGCCGCCAATGCCGCCTGGATGGGGCTGGAGTCGGCTAACTCACTGGAAACTGCCATTACCCGGCTGGGCTACAACGCGGTGCGCGGCATGGTCTACAACCATTGCCTCTCGCGCTTGTTCCGCGAACGGCAAACCGGGCCGCTGCGCGACGAACTGCGCAAAATCTGGCTGCGGGCAACACTGACTGGCGCCTACGGCCAGCGGCTGGCGCTGCACCTCAATATCGAAAACTCGCATGCGCTACTGGCCGGCTTGCTGCATAACATCGGGGCTCTACCGGTGTTGTCGCTGTTTGCCCAGCACAAGAAACAACTGGCCGGCAAACTCGACCTGATGCACTGGTTGATTGCCGAGGAGCAGGGGGCATTGGGTGAAATGATTCTGCGCCAGTGGCAGGTACCGGAAGATCTGATTCCGGTACCGAAAGGTATCCTGACCGATCATCCTGAGCGACCGACACAGGTGATTGATCTGGCCCGCATTTCGCTGTTGCTGGCGATTTGGTACGAGACGCCGGACTCAACCGTGCCGCGCATCGATCAAGTGCCGGCCATGCAACGGCTGCGGATGACGCTGCCGCAACTGGAGAAATTTTTGCAGGAATCCCGGCGCGACATCGGCGAATTTATTCAGCTGCTGCAAGCCTGATGCTGCGCGAATTCTGGCAATGGTGCCGGGCCGAAGCCAGTCCGGTGGCCCGACGGATGGGGCACTTGAGCGAGGCCATTGCGCTGGAGGCGCGAGCCCGGCGTCAGCAGAACCAATGGGCTGAGCACCTGAATTTGACCCGACAGGCCATTTTGCAGCAGGCCAATGCCATTCACGCCGAAGGCAATGCGCTGATTTTCGGTTCCGGTGGTTTGCTCGATATTCCGCTAGCGGAGCTGTGTGCGCACTTCCGACGGGTTTATCTGGTCGACATCGTTCATTTGCCGGCTACCCGCAAACAAGTAAGGCAATTTGCCAATGCCGAACTGATTGAGCAGGACGTTACTGGCTTGCTGGAAGCGTTGATGCAGTGTGATCCGGATATGGATGAAGCAAGTTTCGAACGCTGGTTTCGTTGCCAACCGCTGCCGGTCGAGTTTCCGCCCGGCGTCGTCTTTGCTGCCTCGGTCAACCTGTTGTCGCAACTGCCGGTGAAACCGGTGCAATGGCTGCAGAATTTGCATCCGGGTTTTTCCGAAGCGGTGCTCAATCGCTTCGCTTGGCATCTGATGGAGCAGCACCTGAAACTGCTCCGTAGCCTGCAAGTGCCGGTTTGCCTGATTTGTGATGATGAGCTGGCGACGTTCAGCGAATCCGGGCAATGCCTGGAACGCATTCATTTGCTCGATTATCTCGGGCTCAACCAGCAGGTTTGTCAACGCTGGTCCTGGAACCTGGCGCCGGCCGGCGAACTGCCTGACCGGCAACAGGCCATTCATCAAGTGGCGGCCATCCGTTTGAGTCACTGACAATCCGGTACAATGCCCCCAGTTCGTTGATCCGGCGTACATCCCGTTAACGCCGCGTTGCCGTCATCCCGAGCGGTGCGATCAATTGACTTTCTGCACAACAACACAAGCGAGTACAGAATGAACCAGAAATCTACCTTTCTGTTGTTGCTCAGCGCCATGGCGCTGGCAGCCTGCCAGAGCGAAGTGAAAGAAGCCGCGGTAAAGAGCAGCGATCCGATTGCCGCCAACCGTGTGCTGGAGCACATCAAGGTGCTGTCTTCCGATGAATTCGAAGGCCGGGCCCCCGGTACTGTTGGCGAAGAGAAAACCGTCAATTATTTGCGCGAGCAATTCAAAGCGGTGGGCGCTGCACCAGGCAACCCTGACGGCAGCTATACCCAAACGGTGCCGCTGGTCGGCATCAAAACCACGCCTACCTTTGCCACCAGTGGCTGTGCTGCTGACATCAGTTGGCAATCGCCGGATGAATACGTGGCATTCACCACCCGCGTCAGCGAACAAGTGAAAGCCGAGCAATCAGAAATGGTTTTCGTCGGTTACGGCGTCAAGGCACCGGAATACCAGTGGGATGATTTCAAAGGGCTCGACGTCAAAGGCAAAACCTTGATCGTGCTGATCAGTGATCCGGCGATTCCGGATCCGGCCAATCCGGATCAACTCGACCCGTCGATGTTCAAAGGCAAGGCGATGACCTATTACGGCCGCTGGACCTACAAATATGAAATTGCCGCCGAACTTGGCGCTGCGGCCGTAATCATCATTCATGAAACCGAACCGGCCTCGTATCCCTACGAAGTGGTGCGCAACAACGGCATTCGCGAAAGTTTTACACTGAAAAGTCAGGATGGCAACGCCAGTGAATTGGGCGTGCGTTCATGGATTCGCGAAGACAAGGCTCGGGCCTTGTTCAGTGCTTGTGGGCAGGATTTCGATGCGCTGAAAAAACAGGCCTTGAGCCGCGACTTCCAACCAGTACCGCTGAATGCCAAAGCCGATTTTGTGCTCAATAGTCAGCTGCGTGAAGTGCAATCGCAAAACGTCATTGCCAAGGTGGAAGGTAATGATCCGGCAATGAAAAACGAATACGTGATTTACACCGCGCATTGGGATCATCTCGGCAAGAGCGAAGATGAGCACGGCGTGCATATCTATAACGGCGCCGTTGATAATGCCTCCGGCACCGCATTGCTGATTGAACTGGCGCGGCGCTTTGCCGAGG from Permianibacter aggregans harbors:
- a CDS encoding HDOD domain-containing protein — translated: MNTLTPRTAEQERQFWRQQLHEEVRLQRLQLPTLPELTQKLRQIVSDNNAPVRTLAQVIQTDPSLSTRITQAANAAWMGLESANSLETAITRLGYNAVRGMVYNHCLSRLFRERQTGPLRDELRKIWLRATLTGAYGQRLALHLNIENSHALLAGLLHNIGALPVLSLFAQHKKQLAGKLDLMHWLIAEEQGALGEMILRQWQVPEDLIPVPKGILTDHPERPTQVIDLARISLLLAIWYETPDSTVPRIDQVPAMQRLRMTLPQLEKFLQESRRDIGEFIQLLQA
- a CDS encoding M28 family metallopeptidase, which gives rise to MNQKSTFLLLLSAMALAACQSEVKEAAVKSSDPIAANRVLEHIKVLSSDEFEGRAPGTVGEEKTVNYLREQFKAVGAAPGNPDGSYTQTVPLVGIKTTPTFATSGCAADISWQSPDEYVAFTTRVSEQVKAEQSEMVFVGYGVKAPEYQWDDFKGLDVKGKTLIVLISDPAIPDPANPDQLDPSMFKGKAMTYYGRWTYKYEIAAELGAAAVIIIHETEPASYPYEVVRNNGIRESFTLKSQDGNASELGVRSWIREDKARALFSACGQDFDALKKQALSRDFQPVPLNAKADFVLNSQLREVQSQNVIAKVEGNDPAMKNEYVIYTAHWDHLGKSEDEHGVHIYNGAVDNASGTALLIELARRFAEEQAQMKRSALFLAVTAEEQGLLGAKYYADNPLYPLKNTIANINMDAMQPWGRARDLQVIGYGQTTLEPLVEHHAKAQDRYVVPDTAPEKGGYFRSDHFAFVQKGVPALYVKGGVDIRDKAPDYGKQQAKTYTAEHYHKESDTVKEGWDVSGMAEDGDLLFLVGRDLVVDGKSADFQAGSEFKAAREKLLK